From the genome of Blautia pseudococcoides, one region includes:
- a CDS encoding uroporphyrinogen decarboxylase family protein → MLSKRQNLLETIRGGHPDRYVNQYEAIALLYGTPYSVRNSMPAKGGPNVKNAWGVTISFPEGMPGPFPVHDEEHIVCKDITQWRDYVKAPNVKFSAEEWAPFVAEAEKIDRDEYFVAPFVAPGIFEQCHYLLEIQNCLIQFYEEPDYMHELIDYITDWELAYAEEICKYLKPDALFHHDDWGSRNSSFISPQMFKEFYEPAYKKVYGYYKEHGVEVVIHHSDSYAANLVPSMIEMGVDIWQGVMSTNNIPELVDKYGGQITFMGGIDSGEVDREDWSREHIAQEVARVCKEYGTKFFIPCNTMGGPESIFPGVYETITEEIAKVSDKVF, encoded by the coding sequence ATGTTATCAAAAAGACAGAATTTATTAGAAACCATCCGCGGAGGCCATCCTGACAGATATGTGAATCAGTATGAAGCTATTGCCCTGCTTTACGGAACACCTTATTCTGTAAGAAATTCCATGCCCGCAAAAGGCGGCCCTAATGTAAAGAATGCATGGGGTGTTACCATTTCCTTTCCGGAAGGCATGCCCGGTCCTTTCCCGGTCCATGATGAAGAACATATTGTATGTAAAGATATCACCCAATGGAGAGATTATGTAAAAGCCCCCAATGTGAAATTCTCCGCTGAGGAGTGGGCACCTTTTGTTGCTGAAGCGGAAAAGATCGACCGTGATGAATATTTTGTTGCTCCCTTTGTGGCTCCCGGTATCTTTGAACAGTGCCATTATCTTCTGGAGATCCAGAACTGCCTGATCCAGTTCTACGAGGAGCCGGATTATATGCATGAGCTGATCGACTACATCACAGACTGGGAACTGGCCTATGCAGAAGAAATCTGCAAATACTTAAAACCGGATGCCCTTTTCCATCACGATGACTGGGGTTCCAGAAACAGCTCCTTCATCTCCCCGCAGATGTTTAAAGAATTCTATGAACCTGCTTACAAAAAAGTGTACGGATATTATAAAGAACACGGCGTTGAAGTTGTGATCCATCACTCTGACTCCTATGCTGCCAATCTGGTTCCTTCCATGATCGAAATGGGTGTGGACATCTGGCAGGGCGTCATGAGCACAAACAACATTCCCGAGCTGGTGGATAAATACGGCGGCCAGATCACATTCATGGGCGGCATTGACAGCGGTGAAGTGGACAGGGAAGACTGGAGCAGAGAGCACATTGCCCAGGAAGTGGCACGTGTCTGCAAAGAATACGGAACAAAATTCTTTATCCCCTGCAATACCATGGGCGGCCCGGAATCTATTTTCCCAGGCGTATACGAAACGATCACTGAAGAAATCGCAAAGGTCAGCGACAAAGTTTTCTGA
- a CDS encoding alcohol acetyltransferase: MEKKTNKNRATWYKLDLSANVYPTLQRKNFSSVYRITMIMREEVDPVLLQKAVDLALPRFPVFKVALRKGLFWRYLEPNDRPGPFVQPDIVNPCMPMSFKANNRYMIRIYYYHKKISLEMFHSLSDGNGALYLLRTITAVYLRLQGHEIPSCDGVLDIHQEPDPEELEDAYLRYASSKVKPARTQGSAYRVRGTKEPFYTLNIICGIMPVNEVLKVARNYKASITEYLNAVLLYSLLEKQKADHVFREKPVKLALPVNLRKFFPSITLRNFITMVYPSIDPRMGEYTFEEILVQVHHYMRYYINNKFLNADITTNASTQQSPFIRIVPLFLKDFVVRQFYIRVQDRQSTAGLTNLGIVQVPEEMKEYVERFDVLMGQPFSPRTNCAIVSYENTLTINFASSIVEADVERIFFRKLISDGIHVKIESNRETKD, from the coding sequence ATGGAGAAAAAAACAAACAAAAACCGTGCTACATGGTACAAATTAGATTTATCTGCAAATGTATATCCCACTCTGCAGCGCAAAAATTTCTCAAGTGTTTATCGGATCACCATGATCATGAGGGAGGAAGTGGACCCCGTTCTTCTGCAGAAGGCTGTGGATTTGGCACTGCCCCGTTTCCCGGTGTTCAAAGTAGCCCTTAGAAAAGGACTGTTCTGGCGATATCTGGAACCCAATGACCGGCCGGGGCCGTTCGTCCAGCCGGACATTGTGAATCCCTGTATGCCTATGTCTTTTAAGGCCAATAACCGGTATATGATTCGGATATACTATTACCATAAGAAAATATCCCTGGAAATGTTTCACTCCCTCTCGGACGGCAACGGGGCCTTGTACCTGCTGCGGACGATCACTGCTGTGTATCTTCGTCTGCAGGGGCATGAGATTCCAAGTTGTGACGGTGTACTGGATATCCACCAGGAGCCGGACCCTGAGGAGCTTGAGGACGCCTACCTGCGCTATGCCTCCTCAAAAGTAAAACCGGCGCGGACCCAGGGCAGTGCCTACCGGGTCAGGGGAACAAAAGAACCTTTTTATACGCTGAATATTATCTGCGGTATCATGCCCGTGAATGAAGTTTTAAAAGTTGCCAGAAACTATAAGGCATCTATTACTGAATATTTAAACGCAGTACTCCTATATTCCCTCCTGGAAAAGCAGAAGGCTGATCATGTATTCCGGGAAAAACCTGTAAAGCTTGCGCTGCCTGTAAACCTGCGCAAGTTCTTTCCTTCCATAACACTGCGGAATTTTATCACTATGGTATATCCCTCCATAGACCCCAGAATGGGAGAATACACATTCGAGGAGATTCTTGTACAGGTGCACCATTATATGCGGTATTATATCAATAACAAGTTCCTCAATGCTGACATTACCACCAATGCCTCCACCCAGCAGAGTCCTTTCATCCGCATTGTGCCGCTGTTCTTAAAAGATTTTGTAGTCAGACAGTTCTATATCCGGGTACAGGACCGTCAGTCCACAGCAGGACTGACAAATCTGGGCATTGTACAGGTTCCGGAGGAGATGAAAGAGTATGTGGAACGCTTTGATGTGCTCATGGGACAGCCGTTTTCCCCAAGAACTAACTGCGCCATTGTCAGTTATGAAAATACCCTGACCATAAATTTTGCCAGCAGTATCGTGGAAGCTGATGTGGAACGCATATTTTTCCGCAAACTGATATCTGACGGAATCCATGTCAAAATAGAGAGCAACCGAGAAACCAAGGATTAA
- a CDS encoding DUF6198 family protein: MKKSFFYRGLYYVAGLLLLALGISLNTKSGLGVSPIISVSYSISSIWNLNFGDMTFILYVIFVLVEMCLHTVRSKIYGHRGGPALAHANRINLKLVLVMDVLQLPLSLVFTRFLNLFSNRIPEFQTAYAGSFFGSFAGRTLILLLAVVLTGVGAAMSLNMRIIPNPGDGIVQAIADCAGWKVGFTKNCFDLLNISFTLVISLLFAGRLVGIGLGTVIAVIGVGRVIAVFNHLTQEKMLYLAGMPEICT, encoded by the coding sequence ATGAAAAAATCATTTTTTTACCGGGGACTTTATTACGTGGCAGGACTTCTGCTCCTTGCCCTGGGTATTTCCCTGAACACAAAATCCGGACTGGGGGTTTCTCCCATCATATCTGTCTCCTACAGTATTTCTTCCATCTGGAACCTGAACTTCGGGGACATGACTTTTATCCTCTACGTCATTTTCGTCCTTGTGGAAATGTGTCTTCACACAGTCCGCAGCAAAATATACGGTCACAGAGGCGGCCCGGCCCTTGCCCATGCCAACCGGATCAATCTGAAGCTTGTACTGGTAATGGATGTACTGCAGCTTCCTTTAAGCCTGGTTTTCACTCGCTTTCTCAACCTTTTTTCCAACAGGATCCCTGAATTCCAGACCGCGTATGCAGGCAGTTTCTTCGGCAGTTTTGCCGGAAGGACCCTTATTCTGCTTTTGGCTGTGGTCCTCACCGGAGTCGGGGCAGCCATGTCTCTGAACATGCGTATCATCCCTAATCCGGGGGACGGTATTGTGCAGGCCATCGCGGACTGCGCCGGCTGGAAAGTGGGCTTTACCAAAAACTGCTTTGACCTGCTGAATATCTCCTTCACCCTTGTAATCAGCCTGCTTTTCGCGGGACGTCTGGTAGGGATTGGACTTGGAACTGTCATTGCCGTCATTGGCGTTGGAAGGGTGATCGCGGTCTTTAACCACCTTACCCAGGAAAAAATGCTGTACCTGGCAGGAATGCCAGAAATCTGTACCTAA
- a CDS encoding PucR family transcriptional regulator, with product MTENHTSPAGLLLSMQILYEKLKEREIPVSLLPADEEPCLSGIQFYTGQQDLSRTFLYLADCKTLASHPFLLHHGFLAVVGIPAKENIHDSCCCLIFPETMPVTEIFNALQQIFVSYSHLERKLNDILNRDGSLYDITVAALEHFHNPVFIHDEYFHILACPRHFEGALNFTYNEQTKRYMQDLNTINFFRTSPAYKRTLSTSGGQFWDSDFNNDRCIYVNLWMNGNYRGRFIISEMETPVTRGQLYVASYFAEIVKLALLRRNDAGEDERHPLEKLIIDTISGTETDRLDMSRKLELLGWKEADQYLCGIISFESTDVTKLSVYSICNEIEERIEACQACYYKGHIYLLVNTGKSQITPQDLRMKMSYIIREGLLRMGVSFPFRGFSTLSIHLKQAQIALSYSQMEQVPHWYNEFQDYVLKYWLLEGTGDFTKESIAPDTLHQLRHYDREHGTELYETLKTYLMNERNSTLTAQLLKINRSTLPHRLNRITQLTGANLDDFMTRLYLMMGCYILDHI from the coding sequence ATGACTGAGAATCACACCTCACCCGCAGGCCTTCTGCTGAGTATGCAGATCTTGTATGAGAAACTAAAAGAACGTGAAATTCCGGTTTCCCTGCTTCCGGCAGACGAGGAGCCTTGTCTGTCCGGCATACAGTTCTATACAGGACAACAGGATTTATCACGTACATTTCTATATCTTGCAGATTGTAAGACCCTGGCCTCCCATCCCTTTTTGCTGCACCACGGTTTTCTGGCGGTGGTTGGGATACCTGCAAAAGAAAATATCCATGACTCCTGCTGCTGCCTTATCTTTCCGGAAACCATGCCTGTGACGGAAATTTTTAATGCTTTGCAGCAGATTTTTGTCTCCTACTCCCATCTTGAAAGAAAGCTCAATGACATTCTGAACCGGGACGGAAGCCTATATGACATTACAGTGGCCGCACTGGAGCATTTTCACAATCCTGTATTCATTCATGATGAATACTTTCATATACTGGCCTGTCCCCGCCATTTTGAGGGAGCTCTTAATTTTACCTATAACGAACAGACAAAACGGTATATGCAGGATTTGAATACCATTAACTTTTTTAGGACAAGCCCGGCATATAAAAGAACCCTGTCCACCTCAGGAGGGCAGTTCTGGGACAGCGATTTTAACAATGACCGCTGTATCTATGTGAATTTATGGATGAACGGGAATTACAGGGGACGGTTTATTATCTCAGAAATGGAAACACCCGTGACACGGGGGCAGCTCTATGTAGCCTCCTATTTTGCGGAAATCGTCAAATTGGCACTACTGAGACGTAATGATGCGGGGGAAGACGAACGGCATCCTCTGGAAAAGCTGATCATAGATACTATCAGCGGCACTGAGACAGACCGTCTGGATATGAGCCGCAAGCTGGAGCTGCTGGGATGGAAGGAAGCGGACCAATATCTGTGCGGCATTATCTCCTTTGAGAGCACAGATGTGACAAAACTTTCCGTATACAGTATCTGCAACGAAATAGAGGAACGTATTGAGGCATGTCAAGCCTGCTACTATAAGGGGCATATTTACCTGCTGGTCAACACCGGCAAAAGTCAGATCACGCCCCAGGACCTGCGCATGAAAATGTCCTATATTATCCGGGAAGGGCTGCTCCGCATGGGCGTATCTTTTCCCTTCCGGGGTTTTTCCACACTGTCCATCCACCTGAAGCAGGCCCAGATCGCACTCAGCTACAGCCAGATGGAACAGGTGCCTCACTGGTATAATGAGTTTCAGGACTATGTACTGAAGTATTGGCTCCTGGAGGGCACCGGTGATTTTACAAAGGAAAGTATCGCCCCGGATACCCTGCACCAGCTCCGTCATTATGACAGGGAACACGGCACGGAGCTGTACGAGACTTTAAAGACCTACCTCATGAATGAACGGAACAGCACCCTCACTGCCCAGCTCCTCAAGATCAACCGGAGTACCCTGCCCCACCGCCTGAACCGCATCACACAGCTTACAGGGGCAAATCTGGATGATTTTATGACCCGGCTGTACCTGATGATGGGCTGCTATATCCTGGATCATATCTGA
- a CDS encoding DUF3795 domain-containing protein: MIESRCGILCSECAYKEQMGCKGCLHIDKPFWGDNCPVKNSCESKEHQHCGQCGEFPCALLKQFAYDEKQGDGGKRIEQCKCWMQCS; encoded by the coding sequence ATGATCGAATCAAGATGTGGTATCTTATGCAGTGAATGTGCGTACAAAGAGCAGATGGGATGTAAAGGGTGTTTACATATTGACAAGCCATTTTGGGGAGATAACTGCCCGGTGAAAAATAGCTGCGAATCCAAGGAGCACCAGCACTGCGGCCAGTGCGGTGAATTTCCATGTGCCTTACTGAAACAGTTCGCCTACGATGAAAAACAGGGGGATGGCGGAAAACGTATTGAGCAGTGTAAATGCTGGATGCAATGCTCTTAA
- a CDS encoding ATP-binding protein — MCWPAGHSAKRIAPPAPDLKEVPDWAKEDLQNLSDGGILADSDLTGTSDGEEEEGAAGSSILEEPVAMKDAIIISARFYAAFGTDLKDDFYTAVNQKQLNAIEIPEGEEMAEQLLAVGESQEKAEAHADGILKLEKDLVDHMQNQDASGKIKEPKYYTPETLDEMMPREALPAGSVYRIYRADKSRSQRIPGSGLGLAVVKMILDKHGKKIQVVSELNEGSTFKIYLPV, encoded by the coding sequence TTGTGCTGGCCAGCAGGGCATTCGGCAAAAAGGATCGCGCCCCCGGCTCCTGATCTGAAGGAGGTTCCCGATTGGGCAAAGGAAGATCTGCAGAATCTGTCAGACGGAGGTATCCTGGCAGATTCTGACCTGACAGGTACTTCTGACGGGGAAGAGGAAGAAGGTGCTGCAGGCAGCAGTATCCTGGAGGAACCGGTGGCTATGAAGGATGCAATAATAATTTCCGCCAGGTTTTACGCTGCATTCGGTACGGATTTGAAAGACGATTTTTATACTGCGGTGAACCAGAAGCAGCTTAACGCCATTGAGATACCGGAGGGAGAGGAAATGGCGGAACAGCTTTTAGCAGTGGGAGAGAGCCAGGAAAAGGCCGAAGCACATGCCGATGGAATCCTGAAGCTGGAGAAGGATCTGGTGGATCATATGCAGAATCAGGATGCTTCAGGAAAGATAAAGGAGCCCAAATATTATACGCCGGAGACACTGGATGAGATGATGCCCCGCGAAGCTCTCCCAGCTGGTTCAGTCTATCGGATTTACCGTGCAGATAAATCCAGGTCCCAGCGCATACCGGGTTCCGGCCTGGGGCTGGCAGTTGTGAAGATGATTCTGGATAAGCATGGGAAAAAAATCCAGGTTGTCAGTGAATTAAATGAGGGGAGTACATTTAAAATATATCTGCCTGTGTAA
- a CDS encoding class I SAM-dependent methyltransferase: protein MIQFLKKFDEYPFLVKASGKEYLIGEGNPMFTVNCRKMIPMKELVTSTSLALGEAYMNDDLEIEGDLYEALDHFLGQMDKFSMDQKVLKKLIFSSTAKKNQEKEVRSHYDIGNDFYKLWLDETMSYSCGYFLHEDDTLYQAQVNKVDYILQKLYLKEGMSLLDIGCGWGFLLIEAAKKYKIKGTGITLSEEQHREFTKRISEEGLEELLRVELMDYRELKKSEWKFDRVVSVGMAEHVGRENYQMFIDCINHVLKPGGLLLLHFISELKEHPGDPWIKKYIFPGGVVPSLREMVSCMAEDGFHVMDVENLRNHYNRTLLCWERNFKEHAREVREMFDEKFVRMWELYLASCAATFHNGVIDIHQVLASKGINNELPMVRWY, encoded by the coding sequence ATGATACAGTTCTTGAAAAAATTCGATGAGTATCCTTTTTTAGTGAAGGCTTCGGGAAAGGAATACCTGATTGGGGAGGGGAATCCCATGTTTACAGTCAACTGCCGCAAAATGATCCCCATGAAGGAACTGGTAACAAGCACATCCCTGGCCCTGGGGGAAGCCTACATGAATGATGATCTGGAGATTGAGGGGGATTTGTATGAGGCACTGGACCACTTTCTTGGACAGATGGATAAATTCTCCATGGACCAGAAGGTGCTGAAAAAGCTTATCTTCTCCTCCACAGCCAAAAAGAACCAGGAGAAGGAAGTGCGGAGCCACTATGATATCGGTAATGATTTCTATAAGCTTTGGCTGGATGAGACCATGAGTTATTCTTGTGGGTATTTTCTGCACGAGGACGATACACTGTACCAGGCACAGGTCAATAAAGTGGATTATATTTTGCAGAAGCTGTACCTGAAAGAGGGAATGAGCCTGCTGGACATTGGATGCGGCTGGGGATTCCTGCTGATAGAGGCAGCTAAAAAATATAAAATAAAAGGGACGGGCATTACCCTGAGTGAGGAGCAGCACAGGGAGTTCACGAAGCGGATTTCAGAGGAAGGGCTTGAGGAACTGCTGAGGGTGGAGCTTATGGACTACAGGGAGCTTAAAAAAAGTGAATGGAAGTTCGACAGGGTTGTGAGTGTAGGTATGGCGGAACATGTGGGGCGTGAGAACTATCAGATGTTCATAGACTGTATCAATCATGTCCTAAAACCGGGCGGCCTGCTTCTTCTGCATTTTATCAGTGAGCTGAAAGAGCATCCGGGTGACCCGTGGATCAAAAAATATATCTTTCCCGGCGGTGTGGTCCCAAGTCTCAGGGAAATGGTTTCCTGTATGGCGGAGGACGGATTCCATGTCATGGATGTGGAGAATCTGAGGAATCATTACAACAGGACACTTTTGTGCTGGGAGAGGAATTTTAAAGAACATGCCCGGGAAGTGAGGGAGATGTTTGACGAAAAATTTGTCCGTATGTGGGAACTGTACCTGGCGTCCTGTGCGGCAACCTTTCACAATGGGGTGATTGACATTCATCAGGTATTGGCCTCAAAGGGAATTAACAATGAACTGCCCATGGTACGCTGGTATTAA
- a CDS encoding PH domain-containing protein produces the protein MKFKGKIAVWFRLILLAGNLVMAYELVASNDVSAEIAAALDVRNYVVVDGDRMAIYFGIMKNSMEISEIREIRRTCNPISATAASLDRIEIKGRRQEMICAVRDRDRLIEELLRGNPMIKV, from the coding sequence ATGAAATTTAAAGGGAAAATTGCGGTATGGTTCCGGCTGATCCTGCTGGCAGGGAATCTTGTGATGGCCTATGAGCTGGTTGCGTCAAATGATGTTTCTGCTGAGATAGCGGCAGCTTTGGATGTGAGGAATTATGTGGTGGTGGACGGGGACCGGATGGCGATTTATTTTGGAATCATGAAAAATTCCATGGAGATTTCTGAAATCAGGGAAATACGCAGAACATGTAATCCCATTTCCGCCACAGCGGCATCACTGGACAGGATCGAGATAAAAGGAAGACGGCAGGAAATGATATGTGCCGTCCGGGACAGAGACAGACTGATCGAAGAACTGTTAAGGGGCAATCCTATGATCAAGGTGTAA
- a CDS encoding alpha/beta hydrolase, whose translation MEINLKSSQSLMKAIKKMHTLVESPDVEKQRASQENLSGIFSKSKEMKYENFDIEGIPAEWVSVDRRHMKKYVILYCHGGGYNTGSFRYARSVTNKLASTTSMDVLSFDYRLAPECPFPAALEDAVKVWDYLMHFGYGARDVIVAGDSAGGNLALTLVQKLKEQGRILPRGIILFSPWTDLTKSGKSHELKAEIDPILSEEYIDKSVRDYTEGQELHDPLISPLFADFTGFPPTYIQVGENEILLSDSLNLQKRLRKYHVQVQLDYYSGMWHVFQMSPFKAAYDAMDQVAEFIFDICR comes from the coding sequence ATGGAAATTAATCTGAAGAGCAGCCAGAGCCTTATGAAGGCCATTAAAAAGATGCATACACTTGTAGAAAGCCCTGATGTGGAAAAACAGAGGGCATCCCAGGAAAATCTAAGCGGTATCTTCTCAAAAAGCAAAGAGATGAAATATGAGAATTTTGATATAGAAGGGATTCCTGCCGAATGGGTCAGTGTAGATCGAAGGCATATGAAAAAATATGTGATACTTTACTGCCACGGCGGTGGATATAACACAGGAAGTTTCCGCTACGCCAGGAGTGTTACCAATAAACTTGCAAGCACCACCTCCATGGATGTGCTCAGCTTTGATTACCGCCTTGCACCGGAATGCCCCTTTCCCGCGGCTTTGGAGGACGCTGTAAAAGTATGGGACTATCTGATGCATTTTGGATACGGAGCCAGGGATGTGATCGTGGCAGGGGATTCCGCAGGAGGAAATCTGGCCCTTACTCTTGTGCAGAAATTAAAAGAACAGGGCCGTATCCTTCCAAGGGGGATCATCCTTTTCTCTCCGTGGACGGACCTTACAAAGAGCGGAAAATCACATGAGCTGAAGGCTGAGATTGATCCTATTCTTTCAGAGGAATATATAGACAAATCTGTCCGGGACTACACGGAGGGGCAGGAGCTGCATGATCCGTTGATCTCTCCCCTGTTTGCGGATTTCACCGGGTTTCCCCCTACCTATATTCAGGTGGGCGAAAATGAGATTCTTCTCTCTGATTCCCTCAACCTGCAGAAAAGGCTCCGAAAATACCATGTGCAGGTACAGCTGGACTATTACAGCGGTATGTGGCATGTTTTCCAGATGTCACCCTTTAAAGCAGCCTATGATGCTATGGACCAGGTGGCAGAATTTATCTTCGATATCTGCAGATAG
- a CDS encoding MFS transporter has translation MPEKKERNGLSTSLKRFFGVGDFGFTLMSNIDTFYATYFFTNIAKFSLGAITVMTTISAVVDAILSCLYGPFLNKIKPKKWGRYRSWLILTPWMVPFLYAMQFIKIGNGLAAAIFVTVAMITSRIAWNISFIANISMINIAGKTPEERMTLSSTRMVWTSLASVVYSYAGPAAVSVFAAWMGEKNSYAATAFAFSALMAAGFYAHFNMFKGYEMTGEEELRQMDRQTKTAGTVKAAPKVRALDAIRCNPHLLWLFLSCITKYIVLFLVNGLAIYYFTYISKNAALLTTFVFAANLLGVVASYVSKFIVARFTAKKTVVCSYFLMAVIATGAFFAYSQTWVVMAAMCAVMFILVLTNACDPELFSNCAAYSGKKLGYDVTGTVMGLLTVPIKIGIVSRGILISACLALAQFNSDLDPSMATPQLQRGISMGFMIIPAVVILIGAVILALGYKLDQER, from the coding sequence ATGCCTGAGAAAAAAGAACGGAACGGTCTGAGCACCTCGCTCAAGCGTTTCTTCGGTGTGGGTGATTTTGGCTTTACACTGATGTCCAATATTGATACCTTTTATGCCACTTACTTTTTTACCAATATTGCTAAATTTTCACTGGGTGCCATCACAGTGATGACGACCATCTCCGCAGTTGTAGATGCCATCCTCTCCTGCCTGTATGGTCCGTTCCTGAACAAGATAAAGCCTAAAAAATGGGGGCGTTACCGCTCCTGGCTCATTCTGACGCCCTGGATGGTTCCTTTCCTGTATGCCATGCAGTTCATAAAAATCGGCAATGGGCTGGCAGCTGCCATCTTCGTAACAGTAGCTATGATCACCAGCCGTATTGCGTGGAATATATCTTTTATAGCCAACATTTCCATGATCAATATTGCGGGGAAGACTCCTGAGGAGAGAATGACACTGTCCTCAACCAGAATGGTATGGACATCCCTGGCCTCTGTGGTGTATTCCTACGCAGGGCCTGCGGCAGTTTCCGTTTTTGCCGCGTGGATGGGGGAGAAAAATTCTTACGCCGCCACGGCTTTCGCATTTTCCGCGTTGATGGCTGCCGGATTTTATGCCCATTTCAATATGTTTAAAGGCTATGAGATGACCGGGGAGGAAGAACTCCGCCAAATGGACCGGCAGACAAAAACCGCCGGAACTGTCAAGGCTGCCCCAAAGGTACGCGCTCTTGATGCCATCCGGTGCAATCCCCATCTGCTGTGGCTGTTTTTGTCCTGTATTACAAAATATATTGTGCTTTTCCTTGTAAACGGACTGGCTATCTATTATTTTACATACATAAGCAAAAACGCCGCCCTGCTGACTACCTTTGTCTTCGCAGCCAATCTGCTGGGCGTTGTTGCCTCTTATGTATCAAAATTCATTGTTGCCAGATTTACCGCAAAAAAGACTGTGGTATGTTCCTACTTTCTGATGGCAGTGATCGCCACAGGTGCTTTCTTTGCCTACAGCCAGACCTGGGTGGTCATGGCCGCCATGTGTGCAGTCATGTTCATACTGGTTCTGACCAATGCCTGTGACCCGGAACTTTTCTCAAACTGTGCTGCCTACAGTGGCAAAAAACTGGGTTATGATGTAACCGGAACGGTTATGGGGCTTTTGACCGTACCCATCAAAATAGGGATCGTGTCGAGAGGCATTCTCATATCCGCCTGTCTGGCACTTGCCCAGTTTAACTCAGATCTGGACCCGTCCATGGCCACCCCGCAGCTTCAGAGAGGCATCAGTATGGGATTTATGATCATTCCCGCTGTTGTGATCCTTATAGGGGCCGTCATACTGGCATTAGGTTATAAATTAGATCAGGAAAGATAA